From Mucilaginibacter rubeus, a single genomic window includes:
- a CDS encoding WD40/YVTN/BNR-like repeat-containing protein, which translates to MKNQKVKKLFVFVPAILLVLFLLNSFVLKEKEAGKKKTEGTKSGLLNIVFRSTDGGETWQNISEGLPENLQREGVWSHGLFANDHGLYLRTGNGVYHSAPNSTTSFWTKEIFPGKQREIAPGKNGIFAYTFRGQFLQKINGTSDWKPMYTNFQEQAVRIDKTIDWMYNNYKEREVRSVFETAGGTVFISSNNMLFRSTNSGKTWEQVHVGDGSMKLAESNGVILATNKDGILRSTDNGQNWDQVLSEGGAGMTVERIDGGFAAIVNNAITHTNSMHISLDSGKTWNAIGEELQPSWNSLLMKKIGLIQSSSNILSIKQMGKYLICGRSDGIFRSSDMGKTWKQLVLPSVENKGFNLSVSGNVIYIMPNKGC; encoded by the coding sequence ATGAAAAATCAAAAAGTGAAAAAATTATTTGTGTTTGTTCCGGCTATCCTCCTGGTATTATTTCTACTAAATTCTTTTGTACTAAAAGAAAAGGAAGCTGGGAAAAAAAAGACAGAAGGGACAAAATCAGGGCTTTTGAACATCGTTTTCAGATCTACTGATGGCGGAGAAACATGGCAGAACATTAGCGAAGGACTGCCCGAAAATTTACAGAGAGAAGGCGTGTGGAGTCATGGTTTATTTGCAAATGACCATGGGCTCTATTTACGTACCGGCAATGGGGTTTATCACAGTGCCCCAAACTCCACAACTTCTTTTTGGACAAAAGAGATTTTCCCCGGTAAACAACGCGAGATTGCCCCTGGCAAGAATGGGATATTTGCATATACTTTCAGGGGACAATTTTTACAAAAAATAAACGGGACGAGTGATTGGAAGCCCATGTACACGAATTTTCAGGAGCAAGCTGTACGCATAGACAAAACGATAGATTGGATGTACAATAATTATAAAGAGCGGGAAGTACGCAGCGTTTTTGAAACCGCCGGGGGCACAGTTTTCATTAGCTCCAACAACATGCTTTTCAGGTCAACTAACAGTGGAAAAACCTGGGAACAAGTGCATGTTGGAGACGGTTCAATGAAATTGGCCGAGTCAAACGGTGTAATCCTGGCCACCAACAAGGATGGAATACTAAGATCGACAGATAATGGTCAAAACTGGGATCAGGTGCTTAGTGAAGGGGGCGCTGGTATGACTGTAGAACGTATTGATGGAGGATTTGCTGCTATAGTAAACAACGCCATAACCCATACAAACAGTATGCACATTTCACTGGATAGCGGAAAAACCTGGAATGCTATAGGCGAAGAACTTCAGCCTTCCTGGAATAGTTTATTAATGAAAAAAATAGGCTTAATTCAATCTTCATCGAATATTTTGTCTATTAAACAAATGGGTAAATATTTAATATGCGGTCGTTCGGATGGTATATTCCGGTCATCAGACATGGGCAAAACATGGAAACAGCTGGTACTTCCTTCGGTAGAAAACAAGGGCTTCAATTTATCTGTTTCAGGCAATGTAATTTATATCATGCCCAATAAAGGATGTTAA
- a CDS encoding patatin-like phospholipase family protein, whose protein sequence is MNTNIDQNGSKKIGLVLSGGGVRGVSHLGVMQALTDYGIKFSHISGTSAGAIAAAFFAEGYAPKEILRIIKENSLLKLLRPAFGSNGLISILHTRVLINKYISHNSFQNLKTRVTIPAVDIGEAKLVYFTEGELDIAILASCCLPGIFRPININDHMFVDGGILNNFPVEPLVGNCDLIIGSCCNHLPVVSTIKSFGHLVDRAAMITINSSLNAHKMLCDIVIEPHGLGGYGIFDVDAAEEIYMIGYEEGLKTINSNEKLREVIQGQKGKGLSADNTNV, encoded by the coding sequence ATGAATACAAACATCGATCAAAATGGCTCTAAAAAGATAGGATTAGTGTTGTCTGGAGGTGGAGTCAGAGGCGTATCGCACCTGGGGGTTATGCAGGCCCTTACCGATTATGGTATCAAATTCTCGCATATATCGGGTACGAGCGCTGGTGCAATAGCCGCGGCTTTTTTTGCAGAGGGGTATGCACCAAAAGAAATTTTAAGGATCATTAAGGAAAACAGCCTGCTTAAGTTGTTACGCCCGGCATTTGGCAGCAACGGATTGATCTCTATATTACATACCAGGGTATTGATCAATAAATACATTTCGCATAACTCCTTTCAAAACCTCAAAACACGTGTTACCATTCCGGCGGTTGACATTGGAGAAGCAAAACTGGTTTACTTTACCGAGGGTGAGCTGGATATAGCCATTTTGGCCTCCTGCTGTTTGCCCGGTATTTTCAGGCCCATTAACATTAACGATCATATGTTTGTTGATGGGGGTATACTCAATAATTTCCCTGTTGAACCATTGGTAGGCAATTGCGATCTGATCATAGGTTCATGCTGTAATCATTTGCCTGTTGTTTCAACAATTAAATCCTTTGGACACCTGGTTGACAGGGCTGCCATGATAACAATTAATTCGAGTCTTAATGCGCATAAAATGTTATGCGATATAGTTATTGAACCGCATGGTTTAGGCGGCTATGGTATTTTTGATGTAGATGCCGCTGAAGAAATTTATATGATAGGTTATGAAGAGGGTTTGAAAACTATCAACAGTAACGAAAAGTTAAGAGAGGTTATCCAGGGTCAAAAGGGTAAAGGCCTATCCGCAGACAATACAAATGTGTAG
- a CDS encoding SGNH/GDSL hydrolase family protein, whose product MKTLKLHIYIIAGLFLLGACKPEIHTPKPSAGSVDFSRYIALGNSLTAGYADGGLYLAGQQVSYPSIIGKQMQSVGGGTFSQPLFNTAQANGSGYLSLTGFNADGTPITTPVTTNLAIRGVLPVPGFGNVTLYTKYTGDINNYGVPGIKLMHITYAPYGNLNGYFERLLPGNAPTNSTTYLDFVMSKPFTFFSNWLGNNDALGYATSGGAGDVLTDKSTFAALYNVLINTLTAKGQKGVVATVPDVTSIPYFNTITVAAILAGVQKANPGVKALYINALVSGSTYAPRAATTNDLVILTFPTSKIGQPVATPVGNLPYGLTPYTPIDNQYVLDEKEVALTEDYVTSYNTTIKSVAASKGLAVFDAYTFLQNIKQNGLVVNGVSVNSNYISGGLFSLDGVHLTPRGYAIVANEFIKAINDKYNSSIPQVNISDYNGVKFP is encoded by the coding sequence ATGAAAACGTTGAAACTACATATTTATATTATTGCAGGTTTATTTTTATTAGGTGCCTGCAAACCCGAGATACATACCCCAAAACCATCTGCAGGTTCTGTGGATTTTTCAAGATACATCGCGTTGGGCAATTCACTCACAGCCGGGTATGCCGACGGGGGCTTATATCTTGCAGGCCAGCAGGTATCTTATCCCAGCATTATAGGTAAACAAATGCAGTCGGTGGGTGGCGGTACATTTTCGCAGCCATTATTCAATACCGCCCAGGCAAACGGATCGGGTTATTTATCGCTCACCGGGTTTAATGCCGACGGTACTCCTATTACAACTCCGGTAACTACCAACCTGGCAATACGCGGGGTATTGCCTGTCCCCGGCTTTGGAAACGTTACTTTATATACCAAATACACCGGCGATATCAACAATTATGGCGTGCCAGGTATTAAACTGATGCATATTACTTACGCGCCATACGGTAACCTTAACGGCTATTTTGAACGCCTGTTACCCGGTAACGCGCCAACAAACTCTACTACCTATCTTGATTTTGTTATGTCTAAACCATTCACTTTCTTTTCTAACTGGTTAGGGAATAACGATGCTTTGGGATATGCCACATCGGGCGGTGCAGGCGACGTACTAACCGATAAAAGTACTTTTGCCGCTTTATACAATGTATTGATAAACACCCTTACCGCCAAAGGGCAAAAAGGCGTGGTTGCAACCGTACCTGATGTAACTTCGATACCTTACTTTAATACTATTACCGTTGCTGCTATACTCGCCGGCGTACAGAAAGCGAATCCGGGTGTAAAGGCTTTATATATTAATGCGCTGGTTTCGGGTAGTACTTATGCGCCACGTGCGGCAACAACCAATGATCTTGTCATACTTACCTTTCCTACAAGCAAAATCGGGCAACCGGTTGCAACGCCTGTTGGCAACCTTCCTTATGGTTTAACACCATATACACCTATCGACAACCAGTATGTACTTGACGAAAAAGAGGTTGCCCTTACCGAGGATTATGTTACTTCTTATAATACCACCATAAAATCGGTAGCAGCATCAAAAGGGCTGGCGGTATTTGATGCCTATACTTTTTTACAAAATATAAAACAGAACGGCCTTGTGGTAAACGGAGTAAGCGTTAATTCTAACTACATCAGCGGCGGCCTGTTTTCATTGGATGGCGTACACCTAACACCGCGTGGATATGCTATTGTGGCCAACGAATTTATCAAGGCTATTAATGACAAATACAACTCATCAATACCACAGGTAAATATATCAGATTATAATGGGGTTAAGTTTCCCTGA